GAAATAGGTGTTTATTGTGAACTTTGGCCATGGGATGTTTCGGAAGAAAAAATCAAACAATTTAACCCTAAAGGTATCATTCTATCTGGTGGTCCTGAAAGTACTACTGACCAAAATAGCCCTCGAGCACCAGAATATGTGTTCAACGCTGGCGTGCCAGTGTTAGGTATCTGCTATGGTATGCAAACTATGGCAATTCAAGTAGGTAAGGGTGGACAAGTTACAGCTTCTAATCAACGAGAGTTTGGTTATGCTAAAGTTGATATTGTTGCAAAATCAAAATTAACAGACGGTATTTTAGATAGCACCAATGATGCTAGTATAGAGCAACTTGATGTATGGATGAGTCATGGTGATAAAGTTACTTCATTACCTGACACATTTACCTTAATTGGGCAAACAGAAACTTGTCCATTCGCCATTATGGCTAACGATGAAAAACAGTTTTATGGCGTACAGTTTCATCCAGAGGTCACGCATACGGTTAAAGGATTAGAGTTATTAACGCGTTTTGTTATTGATATTTGTCAGTGTGAAAAGCTATGGACACCGTCTTCTATTATTACTGATGCAATTGCTCGTATAAAAGAAAAAGTCGGTAAAGATAAAGTATTATTAGGTTTATCAGGTGGTGTTGATTCTTCGGTTACTGCATTATTATTACATCAAGCCATTGGTGACCAGTTAACTTGCGTATTTGTTGATCATGGCTTATTACGTTTAAATGAAGCAAAACAAGTCATGGATATGTTTGGTGATAAATTTGGGTTAAATATTATCGCAATTAATGCCGAAGATCGCTTTATGGCTGCTCTGAAGGGAGAGGCTGATCCTGAAGCTAAACGTAAAATCATTGGTCGTGAATTTGTCGCTGTTTTTGATGAAGAGGCGGCAAAATTAAAAGATGTCAAATGGCTTGCTCAAGGTACTATCTATCCAGATGTCATTGAATCTGCTGCTGCTGATACAGGTAAAGCCCACGTGATCAAATCACATCATAATGTTGGTGGTTTACCTGAAGATATGAAAATGGGGCTAGTAGAACCATTAAGAGAATTATTCAAAGATGAAGTACGTAAAGTTGGTTTAGAACTCGGTTTACCTTACGATATGCTTTACCGCCATCCATTCCCAGGTCCAGGTTTAGGGGTGCGTGTTCTTGGTGAAGTGAAAAAAGAGTATTGTGATTTATTACGACAAGCCGATGCTATTTTTATCGAAGAACTTTATAAAGCTGACCTATACCACAAAGTCAGCCAAGCATTTACCGTATTCTTACCAGTACGTTCAGTTGGAGTGATGGGAGACGGACGTAAATATGATTGGGTTGTTTCATTACGTGCTGTTGAAACTATCGACTTCATGACCGCTCACTGGGCACATTTACCTTACGAATTCTTAGGGCGAGTATCAAATCGTATTATCAACGAAGTCAATGGAATATCACGAGTTGTATATGATATAAGTGGAAAACCGCCTGCCACTATTGAGTGGGAATAATTGCAACAAATACCATATAATCTTTTTATCTTAAGCCTTGTTTATCAAGGCTTTTTTATATCATTGGTATTTCATAATAATTGTTTTAAGGCTTATGATATAAACTTAAAAACTTGGTATTCATTGGTTGAGCGTATTCGATTAATAAAAATAAATACCTTAATTGTATTAATTAAGAAAAATATCTTTTCATGAATCTTATATAAATCAAAAATAACAGAAAAGTGATGCTTACTTTAATCGATATAATATTTGGTTTTTTCAAAACGATTGATAAAGTGCTTCCAAAACCATAGTGCGATCCGTCTTTGCTTTTTGTCTTTTTTAAATAATTTTTTTCTGTACTCTGAACGTTGTTTGATTTGGTGTATTCGCTCATTATGGATTGATGAGTTTAGTGAACATACATCATTACTTGTTATTAACGCCGGTAAAGTAGCATACAATTTAATATTGGCACATAATTTAAAAACTTTGAACATATCCGCTTCATAACGAATAGGAAATAAGAATTTTATTAGTTTTTTGGCTGCGTCATTAGTAATGATATAACCGTTGGCTCTCACGGCGCGAGTAACTTCAACAATTTCGAAATTATCTAATAGGTATTTTTTATTAATCAGATAATGGAAGTCGGCGGTTAATAAAAAAATGCCTTTTTTGGTATTTTTAGTTTCAAAGCTGTTTAAAAAATCAGGAAGATTGTTAGCTATGACTGAGTCATCTTCAATAATCAAAGCATAAGGTAGATTATCATTAACAATTTTTTTATAGATATTAAAATGACTAAGTGCACAGCCAATCTCACCTTTAGTTAAAAAATTATTTGGATAATCAAGAACATTATTTTTAATAAATGATTCTGTCAGTTTACTTCCATCGACTGCATTATAAATTTCAAAATCAAGCTTTAATCTTTGACACTCTTGTTGTATATATTGTTTTTTTTGGGGTTGTCTTTCTAAATTTATTACAAATGTTTTCATTTTTTCAGTTTTTTATGATTTTTTTGAAGTATAGCATGTCAATTACAACATAAAAACCTTTGAAAACTTATTGCTAAATGATCTACAAAAATGACTAACTTAAGTATATACTTCTTTTTATATAGGTTTCTTCGCTATTGATAAAAGCGGATAAAGCTAATTTAAGTTATTACCTCATTTGAGAAATTAAGGACCGTTAAGTATGATTTTAGGTAATGTTAATCATTTGGATTTAATTCCTTATTTGCCTACCAAGATTAAACAATCAATTGAATATGTAAAAGACAACGTTAATAGCAATACACCAGCTGGTCGTTATGATATTGACAGCGATAATATGTTTTTTATGGTTTCTGACAATTCATTAAGATATATTCATGAAGCAAACCCTGAGTACCATAAAAAGTATATTGATGTGCAGATTGTTTTAGATGGTCAAGAAGGAATGGCTGTTTCCACTCTACCTCCTCATACACAAGTATTAGAAGATAAAATAACAGAAAATGATATCGCTTTTATCAAAACACCTAACGAAGAAACTATGTTAGTATTACAGAAAGACGATTTTATTGTATTTTTACCTAATGAAGTACATAAACCGCTTTGTGCTGTCGATAATAAGATTGCAACGGTTCGTAAAGTTGTGGTAAAAATCGCATCAGATTATTTATAAATAGAAGTAAGGATTTTAGGTAGCACTATGACAACAAAAATCGCTGTTATTGGCGAATGTATGATTGAACTTTCAATAAAACAAGATTCAACAACCCGTAGCTTTGGGGGAGATACTCTTAACACGTCGGTTTATTTATCTCGTTTATTAAAAAATAAAGATTTTTCGATTCATTATGTGACTGGTTTAGGAACAGATCCTTTCAGTCAAGAGATGCTTGATAGCTGGCAAAAAGAGCATATTTCAACTGATTTGGTACAAAGAATGTCTGATAAAATGCCAGGACTTTATTCTATTGTTACTGATGAACAGGGTGAGCGTTCTTTCTATTATTGGCGTAATGATGCAGCTGCTAAATTTTGGTTAAAAACAGCTGAAACAGAAAAAATTGCTGAGCAAATTGCTAAATACGATTATGTCTATCTAAGTGGTATCAGTATTGCAATTTTAGATGCGGAAAGTATTATCAAATTATTAGATCTATTAAAACAAGTTAAAGCCAATGGTGGTAAAGTGATTTTTGATAATAACTTCAGACCACGTTTATGGAGTAGCTTGGATTTGGCTCGAAGTGTCTATTCTGATATTTTATCATTTACTGATATTGCGTTTTTAACTTTAGATGATGAAGACTTATTATGGGGCAAGTTACCGTACGAACAAGTAATTGAACGAACTAAAAAGTTTGGTGTTTCTGAAGTAGTCATTAAACGTGGTAGCGATAGTTGTATTATTGATTCTGTGGAAGGGCGTTTTGACGTTCCAGCAAATAAAATCGCTAAAGAAGATGTTATTGATACCACGGCAGCTGGGGATTCATTTAGTGCGGGTTATTTAGCTGCACGTTTAAGTGGTAAAAATCTTTCACAATCAGCAAGCCAAGGTCACCTAGTTGCCGGTACAGTGATTCAGTATCGAGGTGCTATTATTCCTTTGGATGCTACGCCAAAACTAATTGAAGGTTAGTAAATAAAACGGTCAGTAATGACCGTTTTTTATATCAGAATAGTTTGGCTCTAAAAATTTTTAATATCGATTTTTAGGCAAAATAGATTACGGTAGTATTGCAAAAGAGCGTACTGGAAAACCCGAAGCGTTATTTGGTTTGGCTACAATATTAAAGATAACCGCGCCTTTGGTTGGTAATTGATCTAAATTTGTCATTAATTCTACTTGATAAGTATCTTGCTCTAAAACATAGTATTCGCCTTTTAGCGCATTATTTTCTCGAAATGTTTTCGCTGAATCAGTATCAAAAGTTTCGTGGCCAATAGCTTTAATCTTTCGCTCTTCAAATAAAAATTTTAATGCATCAAGTCCCCAGCCTGGAATTTGATTGTTTCCATCCTCATCTTTATTTTCCATTGCAGATTGTGATGGCCATTTTTTACTCCAGTCTGTTCTCAACGCAACAAAACTACCCGCTTCAATTTGCCCATGTTGCTTTTCAAAAGCTAATACGTCATCTTTAGAAAAAGAAAAATTGGGATCTTCTTTTGCTCGTATAGATTGGTCAATTACGATTAGAGGTAATACTAATTCCTGTAATTCAAGTTCATGCAAATAACGAGTATTAGGAACAAAATGAATTGGTGCATCTAAATGAGTACCATATTGACCAGCAAAACTAAAGTTTTGCGCTAAAAAGCCATCACTGTGGTCAAATAGTGTTTTTATTTCAGCCGGTTTAAACATAAAAAAATGGGGTGAATTGTGATCAAATGCATGAGTCAAATCTATCCATTTTTTCGATTTTAATAAATTTAATGCTTGTAAAACGTCGTTATTCAAAATTATTCCTTATATCAAAAAAGTGTATCAATGATTTATTGTAAGATGATTAAATTCAAGAAACCAATAATTTAGAGTTATAGAAATATAACTTTTAGTTCTAATCTATTTTGAAAAAAAGTTGAGGAACGGGGTTTTTGAGGGGTAAAAAATGCTTAATTTGTGCTATTTAATTTACAATTTTGGCTTATATTATTGAATTTCTGCTAATAGACCCTATTGAGCTATATAGTTGTATATTTAATCACTTGATACTGGTATAATATACAGTTAATTTTATTTATTTAAAAACACACATAAGAAGAGATCTATGTCAATTAAAGATATCGATATTCGTGGTGCAAGAACACACAATTTAAAAAATATAAATGTAGTTATACCAAGAGATAAATTGGTTGTTATCACCGGTCTTTCCGGCTCTGGTAAATCATCATTAGCATTTGATACCTTATATGCTGAAGGCCAAAGGCGATATGTTGAGTCATTATCAGCTTATGCTCGTCAATTTTTATCACTAATGGAAAAGCCTGACGTCGATCATATTGAAGGATTATCTCCTGCCATTTCGATTGAGCAAAAATCAACATCGCATAATCCTCGCTCAACAGTGGGAACAATCACTGAGATTTATGACTATTTGCGACTTTTATTTGCTCGAATCGGTGAGCCACGCTGTCCAAATCATAATTTACCCTTAGTTGCGCAAACTGTGTCGCAAATGGTTGATAGTATTATGGCTCTGCCATCTGAAAACCGCTATATGTTGCTTGCGCCGGTTGTTACTGAGCGTAAAGGTGAGTTCGTTAAATTATTTGAACAACTTGCAGCAAGTGGTTATATTCGAGTTCGAGTTGATGGTGATGTTTATGACCTTTCAGATCCACCAATACTTGAGCTTCAGAAAAAACACACAATTGAAGTCGTTGTTGACCGTTTCCGAATTCGGGATGATTTGAAACTACGTTTAGCCGAATCAATCGAAACAGTGCTTTCCATAACTAATGGTATTGTCAAAGTCGCGAATTTAGATGATCCGAAAGCAGAAGAGCATCTATTTTCTGCCAATTTTGCTTGTCCTATATGTGGTTATAGCATTCCTGAACTTGAGCCGCGATTATTCTCATTCAATAATCCTGCTGGTGCATGTCCGGAATGTGACGGTTTAGGTGTACAACAATATTTTGATCCAAAGCGTATTGTTCAAATGCCTGAGGTTTCTTTAGCTGCTGGAGCAATCAAAGGATGGGATAGACGTAATTTCTACTATTTTCAAATGTTAAAATCGTTAGCAAACCATTATAAATTTGATATCGATAAGCCATATGAAAAATTATCTGACAAAGTAAAAGATATTTTATTAAACGGCTCTGGTGATGAAGAAATACAGTTCGTTTATACCAATGATCGTGGTGATGTCGTTAAACGTAATCACCCTTTTGAAGGGATCATCAATAACCTTAGTCGTCGTTATAAAGAAACTGATTCACAAACTATACGTGAAGAGTTAGCTAAATATATCAGTAATCGTCCTTGCCCGTGTTGTGGCGGTTCACGATTATGTAGAACTGCGCGTCATGTGTTTATTAATGATACTAATTTACCAACAATTAGTGATTTAAGCACACAACAAGCCAAAGATTTTTTTGATAAGCTTAATTTAACTGGACAACGAGCGCAGATAGCCGAAAAGATTTTAAAAGAAATTAATGATCGTCTGCAATTTTTAATTAATGTTGGTTTGAATTATTTAACCCTGTCACGTTCGGCTGAAACCTTATCCGGTGGGGAAGCACAACGAATTCGACTGGCTAGTCAGATTGGTGCGGGGCTTGTTGGTGTTATGTATGTTCTCGATGAACCATCAATTGGTTTGCACCAGCGTGATAATAGTCGCTTGATTGATACATTAACTCACTTACGCGATTTAGGTAATACCGTCATTGTTGTTGAACATGATGAAGAAGCGATAATGGCTGCTGATTATGTGATTGATATTGGACCAGGCGCTGGTGTCCATGGTGGTGAAGTTGTTGCTCAAGGTACGCCAAAACAGATTATGGCAAGTAAGAACTCTTTGACTGGTAAATATCTTTCTGGAAAAGAGAAAATTGAGATCCCAGCTAAACGTCATAAAGTTGATAAGAAAAAGATGTTATCATTGATTGGCGCGACAGGAAATAATCTTAAAAATGTCACATTAAACATTCCTGTAGGGCTATTTACTTGTATTACTGGCGTCTCTGGATCAGGTAAATCAACATTAATCAATGACACCTTATATCCATTAGCTCAAAACGAATTAAATGGCGCTGAAAAAACCGAAATTGCACCATTCAAATCAATTAAAGGATTAAACTTTTTTGATAAAGTTATTGCAATAGATCAGAGCCCAATTGGACGGACACCACGATCTAATCCAGCAACTTATACTGGCTTTTTTACATCAATTCGTGAGCTTTATGCAGGGGTACCAGAAGCAAGGGCAAGAGGCTATAATCCTGGACGTTTTAGCTTTAATGTTAAAGGTGGACGTTGTGAAGCTTGCCAAGGTGATGGTTTAATTAAAGTTGAAATGCATTTTTTACCTGATATCTATGTACCTTGTGATCAGTGTCATGGCGCACGATATAATCGAGAAACATTAGAAATCAAATACAAAGGTAAGTCGATTAATGAAATCCTCAACATGACTGTTGAAGAAGGTCGAGAATTTTTTGACGCGGTACCGATGATTTCACGCAAATTACAGACTTTAATTGATGTTGGTCTTGCTTATATTACCATTGGTCAATCAGCAACAACATTATCTGGAGGTGAAGCGCAACGAGTAAAACTTGCAAAAGAGTTATCTAAGCGAGATACTGGTAGCACACTTTATATCCTAGATGAACCAACTACGGGCTTACATTTTGCGGATGTAAAACAATTGCTTGCTCAACTACACTCATTGAGAGATAAAGGCAATACTATTGTAGTTATCGAACATAATTTAGATGTTGTCAAAACTGCTGATTGGATTGTCGATTTAGGTCCAGAAGGAGGTAGTGGAGGTGGAGAAATCATCGCCGAAGGAACACCAGAAGACGTTGCTAAATCGAAAAAATCTTATACTGGTAAATACTTAAAACCATTACTGGAAAAGCAAAAGTAGTAAGTATTGTTATATAAATAAAGTTAACCATAGGAGAAGGGTTTTGTCATTACAGATTATACTAATGATCATTATTGCTTATCTCTGTGGTTCACTTTCAGGTGCTATGATAATTTGCCATTTGATGAAGTTACATAATCCTTCTTTATATGGTTCTCATAACCCCGGTGCGACAAATGTATTAAGGATTAATGGGCGATTACCTGCTGTTTTTGTATTAATCTTTGATATGTTAAAAGGTGCTATTCCGGTCTATATTGCTTATCGACTTGGAATATCACCTTTCTTTTTAGGTATTATTGGTATTTCGGCTTGTCTTGGACACATTTTTCCATGCTTTTTTCATTTTCGTGGTGGAAAAGGTGTTGCAACTGCGTTAGGAATGATGGCGCCGATTGGACTTGATTTTACAGGTTGCTTTTTGTTGACTTGGTTTTTTACATT
This Gilliamella sp. ESL0443 DNA region includes the following protein-coding sequences:
- the guaA gene encoding glutamine-hydrolyzing GMP synthase, giving the protein MKNDIHQQRILILDFGSQVTQLIARRVREIGVYCELWPWDVSEEKIKQFNPKGIILSGGPESTTDQNSPRAPEYVFNAGVPVLGICYGMQTMAIQVGKGGQVTASNQREFGYAKVDIVAKSKLTDGILDSTNDASIEQLDVWMSHGDKVTSLPDTFTLIGQTETCPFAIMANDEKQFYGVQFHPEVTHTVKGLELLTRFVIDICQCEKLWTPSSIITDAIARIKEKVGKDKVLLGLSGGVDSSVTALLLHQAIGDQLTCVFVDHGLLRLNEAKQVMDMFGDKFGLNIIAINAEDRFMAALKGEADPEAKRKIIGREFVAVFDEEAAKLKDVKWLAQGTIYPDVIESAAADTGKAHVIKSHHNVGGLPEDMKMGLVEPLRELFKDEVRKVGLELGLPYDMLYRHPFPGPGLGVRVLGEVKKEYCDLLRQADAIFIEELYKADLYHKVSQAFTVFLPVRSVGVMGDGRKYDWVVSLRAVETIDFMTAHWAHLPYEFLGRVSNRIINEVNGISRVVYDISGKPPATIEWE
- a CDS encoding glycosyltransferase family 25 protein, with the translated sequence MKTFVINLERQPQKKQYIQQECQRLKLDFEIYNAVDGSKLTESFIKNNVLDYPNNFLTKGEIGCALSHFNIYKKIVNDNLPYALIIEDDSVIANNLPDFLNSFETKNTKKGIFLLTADFHYLINKKYLLDNFEIVEVTRAVRANGYIITNDAAKKLIKFLFPIRYEADMFKVFKLCANIKLYATLPALITSNDVCSLNSSIHNERIHQIKQRSEYRKKLFKKDKKQRRIALWFWKHFINRFEKTKYYID
- a CDS encoding YhcH/YjgK/YiaL family protein → MILGNVNHLDLIPYLPTKIKQSIEYVKDNVNSNTPAGRYDIDSDNMFFMVSDNSLRYIHEANPEYHKKYIDVQIVLDGQEGMAVSTLPPHTQVLEDKITENDIAFIKTPNEETMLVLQKDDFIVFLPNEVHKPLCAVDNKIATVRKVVVKIASDYL
- a CDS encoding sugar kinase, with protein sequence MTTKIAVIGECMIELSIKQDSTTRSFGGDTLNTSVYLSRLLKNKDFSIHYVTGLGTDPFSQEMLDSWQKEHISTDLVQRMSDKMPGLYSIVTDEQGERSFYYWRNDAAAKFWLKTAETEKIAEQIAKYDYVYLSGISIAILDAESIIKLLDLLKQVKANGGKVIFDNNFRPRLWSSLDLARSVYSDILSFTDIAFLTLDDEDLLWGKLPYEQVIERTKKFGVSEVVIKRGSDSCIIDSVEGRFDVPANKIAKEDVIDTTAAGDSFSAGYLAARLSGKNLSQSASQGHLVAGTVIQYRGAIIPLDATPKLIEG
- a CDS encoding cyclase family protein, which gives rise to MNNDVLQALNLLKSKKWIDLTHAFDHNSPHFFMFKPAEIKTLFDHSDGFLAQNFSFAGQYGTHLDAPIHFVPNTRYLHELELQELVLPLIVIDQSIRAKEDPNFSFSKDDVLAFEKQHGQIEAGSFVALRTDWSKKWPSQSAMENKDEDGNNQIPGWGLDALKFLFEERKIKAIGHETFDTDSAKTFRENNALKGEYYVLEQDTYQVELMTNLDQLPTKGAVIFNIVAKPNNASGFPVRSFAILP
- the uvrA gene encoding excinuclease ABC subunit UvrA — encoded protein: MKDIDIRGARTHNLKNINVVIPRDKLVVITGLSGSGKSSLAFDTLYAEGQRRYVESLSAYARQFLSLMEKPDVDHIEGLSPAISIEQKSTSHNPRSTVGTITEIYDYLRLLFARIGEPRCPNHNLPLVAQTVSQMVDSIMALPSENRYMLLAPVVTERKGEFVKLFEQLAASGYIRVRVDGDVYDLSDPPILELQKKHTIEVVVDRFRIRDDLKLRLAESIETVLSITNGIVKVANLDDPKAEEHLFSANFACPICGYSIPELEPRLFSFNNPAGACPECDGLGVQQYFDPKRIVQMPEVSLAAGAIKGWDRRNFYYFQMLKSLANHYKFDIDKPYEKLSDKVKDILLNGSGDEEIQFVYTNDRGDVVKRNHPFEGIINNLSRRYKETDSQTIREELAKYISNRPCPCCGGSRLCRTARHVFINDTNLPTISDLSTQQAKDFFDKLNLTGQRAQIAEKILKEINDRLQFLINVGLNYLTLSRSAETLSGGEAQRIRLASQIGAGLVGVMYVLDEPSIGLHQRDNSRLIDTLTHLRDLGNTVIVVEHDEEAIMAADYVIDIGPGAGVHGGEVVAQGTPKQIMASKNSLTGKYLSGKEKIEIPAKRHKVDKKKMLSLIGATGNNLKNVTLNIPVGLFTCITGVSGSGKSTLINDTLYPLAQNELNGAEKTEIAPFKSIKGLNFFDKVIAIDQSPIGRTPRSNPATYTGFFTSIRELYAGVPEARARGYNPGRFSFNVKGGRCEACQGDGLIKVEMHFLPDIYVPCDQCHGARYNRETLEIKYKGKSINEILNMTVEEGREFFDAVPMISRKLQTLIDVGLAYITIGQSATTLSGGEAQRVKLAKELSKRDTGSTLYILDEPTTGLHFADVKQLLAQLHSLRDKGNTIVVIEHNLDVVKTADWIVDLGPEGGSGGGEIIAEGTPEDVAKSKKSYTGKYLKPLLEKQK
- the plsY gene encoding glycerol-3-phosphate 1-O-acyltransferase PlsY, with translation MSLQIILMIIIAYLCGSLSGAMIICHLMKLHNPSLYGSHNPGATNVLRINGRLPAVFVLIFDMLKGAIPVYIAYRLGISPFFLGIIGISACLGHIFPCFFHFRGGKGVATALGMMAPIGLDFTGCFLLTWFFTLITTGYSSVAAIVGFLFAPLYVWLFKPELTLPVTMLSCLIIIRHSSNIMRLLKGEEPKSFYRRSKK